In one Rutidosis leptorrhynchoides isolate AG116_Rl617_1_P2 chromosome 8, CSIRO_AGI_Rlap_v1, whole genome shotgun sequence genomic region, the following are encoded:
- the LOC139863812 gene encoding uncharacterized protein has protein sequence MECMGFGQKWIKFIQACLTSCSISILINRSLTSEFTPGRGIRQGDPISPFLLIIAAEGLNILAKRAIANDQFWGISVGHDKIVVSHLQYAEVTIFIGEWSKRNAKNVSKLLKCFENISGLEVNLKKSNLFGIGLPKNEVEEMANYVDCSTGTTPFTYLGIPIGVPTTKASSWQPIIEKFDKRLSDWKAKSLSYGGHLTLIKSVLSSIPLIPTRAELDKRNIDLDSLLCPLCNNHIETIEHIIFHCPTTTNIWLAILKWWNLPNSTFNSLQDVTTNNQSFTSSQHESEKNGSVASHFGSNGWQWSWRRDIRGGEEQSQYMDLSKALSDVSLSSDYDSWCWECSPDGLYSVSIARTRIQASNLAPFSLPTLWCKHVPIMINVFIWRLKMHRLATLRNLEARGLNFDNSCCGFCDVSEESHSHLFVRCDTTYQIWCRTGNWLGIAFPIWNSIDDIWPWIDSNFSNGKKRIIITVTAYSILWNIWRLRNCITFKDHTFNRSHVFDNIVLSSFNWLYARYHKSILNWTVWLQTPMYSL, from the exons ATGGAATGCATGGGATTCGGGCAAAAATGGATCAAATTTATCCAAGCTTGCCTCACCTCGTGCTCCATATCTATCCTCATCAACAGATCCCTGACATCGGAATTCACTCCCGGTAGGGGCATTCGTCAAGGTGATCCCATTTCCCCATTTCTCTTAATCATCGCCGCGGAAGGCTTAAACATCCTTGCCAAACGTGCAATCGCAAATGACCAATTTTGGGGCATTAGCGTCGGTCACGACAAGATAGTTGTGTCCCATCTCCAATATGCGGAGGTCACGATCTTCATTGGCGAATGGAGCAAACGTAATGCAAAAAACGTTTCCAAACTTTTAAAGTGTTTTGAAAATATATCCGGATTAGAGGTAAACCTAAAGAAAAGTAATCTCTTTGGAATTGGTTTACCAAAAAATGAAGTGGAGGAAATGGCTAACTACGTCGATTGCTCGACGGGTACAACCCCATTTACCTACCTCGGGATCCCCATCGGTGTACCCACCACAAAAGCCTCTTCGTGGCAACCAATCATTGAAAAGTTTGATAAACGCCTCTCCGATTGGAAGGCTAAGTCCTTGTCATATGGGGGCCACCTCACCCTCATCAAATCGGTACTCTCCAGCATTCCATT AATCCCAACACGAGCCGAACTTGATAAAAGAAACATCGATCTTGATTCGCTTCTTTGCCCACTTTGTAACAATCACATAGAGACCATCGAACATATAATCTTTCATTGCCCGACAACAACAAACATATGGCTCGCAATCCTAAAATGGTGGAACCTTCCTAATAGCACCTTCAACTCACTTCAAGATGTAACCACAAATAACCAATCTTTTACATCTTCACAACATG AATCGGAAAAGAATGGTTCTGTTGCTTCTCATTTTGGTTCGAATGGTTGGCAATGGTCATGGCGCAGGGATATCAGGGGAGGAGAGGAACAATCTCAGTACATGGATTTGTCCAAGGCCTTAAGTGATGTGTCTTTATCTTCTGATTATGATAGTTGGTGTTGGGAGTGCTCGCCGGATGGGCTTTATTCTGTTTCTATTGCCAGAACTCGAATCCAAGCGTCGAATCTTGCTCCCTTTTCCTTGCCCACATTATGGTGTAAGCACGTTCCTATCATGATTAATGTTTTTATTTGGCGTCTCAAGATGCATAGACTCGCTACTTTACGCAACTTGGAGGCTAGAGGTTTGAATTTTGATAACTCATGTTGTGGTTTTTGTGATGTTTCTGAAGAATCGCATAGCCATTTATTTGTTAGGTGTGATACTACGTACCAAATTTGGTGTAGAACAGGTAACTGGCTTGGCATTGCTTTTCCTATTTGGAACTCTATTGATGACATTTGGCCCTGGATTGATTCAAATTTTTCAAACGGTAAGAAGAGAATTATTATCACGGTTACTGCCTACTCGATTCTTTGGAACATATGGAGGCTCCGAAATTGCATTACCTTCAAGGATCATACTTTCAATAGATCTCATGTGTTTGATAACATTGTCCTTTCAAGTTTTAATTGGTTGTACGCGAGATATCACAAGTCCATTCTAAATTGGACGGTGTGGTTACAAACTCCTATGTACTCCTTGTAA